A single window of Bos javanicus breed banteng chromosome 19, ARS-OSU_banteng_1.0, whole genome shotgun sequence DNA harbors:
- the GEMIN4 gene encoding gem-associated protein 4 isoform X2, translating to MDLGPLNICEEMTILHGGFLLAEQLFRPKALAELTKSDWEHVGRPIVEALREISSATACSQPFAWKKKALIIIWAKVLQPYPITPSDMETRWQEDVFFSVGNMIPTINHTVLFELLKSLEASGLFIQLLMALPTTVCRAELERFLEHMTIDTSSKDVAFFLDVWWEMMKHKGNQQDPLLSQFRTMAHKYLSSSDDFSHPPKRFKSDPDVCPTMPLLAMLLTGLKQIQDRILCPGMKCCALANLADMLTVFALMEEDPQEVSATVYLDKLATVISVWNSDTQNPYHQQALAEKVKEAERDISLTSLARLPSETIFVGFEFLRSLLQEWGEELQALLSSSQGTSYDSFRLCDSLTSFSQNLKLYLDTTSLAKEERQVVSELAECVGDFLRKTNRVVRSKGGEQDITASIAMAIIEQKMDRHMEMCYIFASERKWAFSDEWLSCLLNNRALFREPGLVLKLLETVMEVSTIDRAVSEPQIKQVFDLILECYTHLSLPDKNKVLSGVLLSWGRKGLSEKLLAHLEGFQEDLNTTFNQLTQSASEQGLAKAVASVARLVILHPEITVKKVCSMAVVNLGTHKFLAQILTAFPALRFMEEQGPDRSTTFVVSCLKETVWTKLSTPREEKQFLELLSCLVSPTKPQGIPVAALLEPDEVLKEFVLPFLMLEVKEVDLSLRIFVQTLEGSTNLEEYWLQSCSPFPLIFSLCQLLDGFSKYWQLPKEKRCLPLDGKDLAIHILELLCEVVSANTDTFSPDTWVKSLSWLHRKLEQLDWTVGLRLKSFFEGHFKCEVPATLFEICKLSEDEWTSQAHPGYGPGTGLLAWMECSSISSSVSEQMLALLVVDVGNPEEVRLFSKGFLVALVQVMPWCSPQEWQCLHQLTRRLLEKQLLHVPYSLEYIQFVPLLNLKPFAQELQLSVLLLRVFQFLCSQSCRNWLPVEGWSHVVKLLCNSLTNLLDSVRLIQSVGPWAQGQEQDLTQETLFFYTQVFCHVLHIMAMVHQEVCEPLYVLALEILTCYETLSKTNPSVSSLLQKVNEQRFLKSIAENISPEERRQTLLQKISNF from the exons ATGGACCTAG GACCTTTGAATATCTGTGAGGAAATGACTATCTTGCACGGGGGCTTCTTGCTGGCTGAGCAGCTGTTCCGCCCCAAAGCGCTGGCCGAACTGACCAAGTCTGACTGGGAGCACGTTGGGCGGCCCATTGTGGAGGCTCTGAGGGAGATCTCCTCCGCCACAGCCTGCTCCCAGCCCTTTGCCTGGAAGAAGAAAGCGCTGATCATCATCTGGGCCAAGGTGCTACAGCCCTACCCCATCACCCCTTCCGACATGGAAACCCGCTGGCAGGAAGATGTGTTCTTCTCTGTGGGCAACATGATCCCCACCATCAATCACACAGTCCTCTTTGAGCTGCTCAAGTCGCTGGAGGCCTCTGGACTCTTTATCCAGCTACTgatggccctgcccaccactgTCTGCCGTGCGGAACTAGAGCGCTTTTTGGAGCACATGACCATCGACACCTCTTCCAAGGACGTGGCCTTCTTCCTCGACGTCTGGTGGGAAATGATGAAGCACAAGGGCAATCAGCAGGACCCCCTGCTCTCCCAGTTCCGGACAATGGCCCACAAGTACCTGTCCTCCTCCGATGACTTCTCCCACCCGCCGAAGAGGTTCAAGTCCGATCCAGATGTGTGTCCAACCATGCCCCTGCTGGCCATGCTGCTCACGGGGCTGAAGCAAATCCAGGACAGGATCCTATGCCCCGGGATGAAGTGCTGCGCCTTAGCCAACTTGGCTGACATGCTGACCGTGTTTGCGCTGATGGAGGAGGACCCCCAGGAAGTGTCTGCGACCGTGTACCTGGACAAGCTGGCCACGGTGATCTCCGTGTGGAACTCGGACACCCAGAACCCGTATCACCAGCAGGCGCTGGCAGAGAAGGTGAAGGAGGCGGAGCGGGACATCAGCCTGACCTCCCTGGCCAGGCTGCCGAGCGAGACCATCTTCGTGGGCTTTGAGTTCCTGCGCAGCCTGCTGCAGGAGTGGGGGGAGGAGCTGCAGGCCTTGCTCAGCAGCAGCCAGGGGACCAGCTACGACAGCTTCCGGCTCTGCGACAGCCTGACCTCCTTCAGCCAGAATCTGAAGCTCTACCTGGACACCACCAGCCTGGCCAAGGAGGAGAGGCAGGTGGTCTCCGAGCTGGCAGAGTGTGTGGGGGACTTCCTGAGGAAGACGAACAGGGTGGTGAGGAGCAAGGGCGGTGAGCAGGACATCACCGCCTCCATCGCCATGGCCATCATCGAGCAAAAGATGGACCGCCACATGGAAATGTGCTACATTTTTGCCTCCGAGAGGAAGTGGGCCTTCTCGGACGAGTGGCTGTCCTGCCTGCTCAACAACCGAGCTCTCTTCCGAGAGCCAGGCCTGGTGTTAAAGCTGCTGGAGACGGTGATGGAAGTCAGCACGATAGACAGGGCTGTCTCCGAACCTCAGATCAAACAGGTGTTCGACTTGATCCTGGAGTGTTACACACACCTCTCTCTGCCAGATAAAAATAAAGTCCTCTCGGGGGTCCTGCTCTCCTGGGGGCGCAAGGGCCTCTCTGAGAAATTGTTAGCTCACTTGGAGGGCTTTCAGGAGGACCTCAACACGACTTTCAACCAGCTCACACAGAGCGCCTCTGAACAGGGCTTGGCTAAGGCTGTTGCTTCCGTGGCCCGCCTGGTCATCCTGCACCCAGAGATCACGGTGAAGAAGGTGTGCAGCATGGCTGTGGTCAACCTCGGCACCCACAAGTTCCTGGCTCAGATTCTCACTGCCTTCCCCGCTCTCCGGTTCATGGAAGAGCAGGGGCCAGACCGCTCTACCACATTCGTGGTGTCCTGCCTCAAAGAAACGGTCTGGACCAAGCTCTCGACACCCCGGGAGGAGAAGCAGTTTCTGGAGCTCCTGAGCTGCCTGGTGAGTCCTACAAAGCCCCAAGGGATTCCAGTCGCTGCTCTGCTCGAGCCGGATGAGGTACTAAAGGAGTTCGTCCTGCCTTTCTTGATGCTGGAGGTCAAAGAGGTGGACCTCAGTCTGAGGATCTTCGTCCAGACTCTGGAAGGGAGCACAAACCTGGAAGAATACTGGCTGCAGTCCTGCTCTCCGTTCCCGCTCATCTTCAGCCTATGCCAGCTCCTTGATGGCTTCAGCAAATACTGGCAGCTCCCCAAGGAGAAGCGCTGTCTCCCCCTGGACGGGAAGGACCTGGCCATCCACATCCTGGAGCTCCTCTGTGAGGTGGTCTCAGCTAACACCGACACCTTCTCCCCAGACACCTGGGTCAAGTCGCTGTCCTGGCTCCACCGAAAGCTGGAGCAGCTAGACTGGACTGTGGGCCTGAGACTGAAGAGCTTCTTTGAGGGCCACTTCAAGTGCGAGGTGCCAGCCACGCTCTTTGAGATCTGTAAGCTTTCTGAGGACGAGTGGACCTCCCAGGCCCACCCCGGGTATGGGCCTGGCACAGGCCTCCTGGCCTGGATGGAGTGCTCCTCCATCTCCAGCAGCGTCTCCGAGCAGATGCTCGCACTCCTGGTGGTGGACGTGGGCAACCCTGAGGAGGTCAGGTTGTTCAGCAAGGGCTTCCTGGTAGCCCTGGTACAGGTCATGCCATGGTGCAGCCCCCAGGAATGGCAGTGCCTTCACCAGCTGACCCGGAGACTGTTGGAGAAGCAACTCCTGCACGTCCCCTACAGCCTGGAGTATATACAGTTCGTTCCTCTGCTCAACCTGAAGCCCTTTGCCCAGGAGCTCCAGCTCTCTGTCCTCTTGCTTAGAGTTTTTCAGTTTCTCTGCAGCCAGAGCTGCCGTAACTGGCTCCCTGTGGAGGGCTGGAGCCATGTGGTCAAGCTCCTCTGCAACAGTCTGACCAATCTCCTGGACTCCGTTCGGTTGATACAGTCGGTTGGCCCTTGGGCTCAAGGACAAGAGCAGGACCTGACCCAGGAAACCCTGTTTTTCTATACCCAGGTCTTCTGTCATGTTCTGCACATCATGGCCATGGTCCACCAGGAGGTCTGTGAACCTCTCTATGTCTTGGCCTTGGAGATCCTCACCTGCTACGAAACCCTGAGCAAGACCAACCCTTCCGTCAGCTCCTTGCTCCAGAAAGTAAACGAGCAGCGCTTCTTAAAGTCCATCGCCGAGAACATCAGCCCTGAGGAACGGCGCCAAACCCTCCTGCAGAAGATCAGCAACTTCTGA
- the MRM3 gene encoding rRNA methyltransferase 3, mitochondrial, with protein MAALVKRVGLGTRPLLPVVQAWDLDARRWVRALRRSPVKVLFPSGEVVERKLDPGKQPRKAAAEASPREQRQKQQIQGPASQTPSTWEESGLRYDKAFPGDKRLSSVMTIVKSRPFREKQGKILLEGRRLIADALKAGAVPQIFFFSRLEYIKELPIEKLKGVSLIKVKFEDIKDWSDLVTPQGIMGIFAKPDHVKMTYPETQLRHTLPISLICDNLRDPGNLGTILRSAAGAGCSKVLLTKGCVDAWEPKVLRAGMGAHFQVPIINNLDWEAVPDHLPTDTRVYVADNCGLYMQAQAQRSNKASDYGWVRDQRPLKFHEYEEEDLESGASQCWLPELEVQSYDSDWTEAPAAVVIGGETHGVSLESLQLAESTGGGRLLIPVVPGVDSLNSAMAASILLFEGKRQLRVRDGR; from the exons ATGGCGGCGCTAGTGAAGCGCGTGGGATTGGGTACGCGACCTTTGCTGCCGGTGGTGCAGGCTTGGGACCTCGATGCGCGGCGCTGGGTCCGGGCACTGCGGCGGAGCCCCGTGAAAGTGCTGTTTCCATCTGGTGAGGTTGTGGAACGGAAGCTCGATCCCGGGAAACAGCCTCGGAAGGCAGCGGCAGAGGCCAGTCCCCGGGAGCAGCGACAGAAGCAGCAGATTCAGGGGCCAGCATCCCAGACGCCCAGCACCTGGGAAGAGTCGGGGCTTCGCTATGATAAGGCTTTCCCTGGAGACAAAAGGCTAAG CAGTGTGATGACCATAGTTAAGTCCAGGCCATTTCGAGAAAAGCAGGGGAAGATCCTGCTGGAAGGTCGTAGGCTGATTGCAGACGCTCTCAAGGCTGGTGCTGTGCCCCAAATTTTCTTCTTCAGCCGTCTGGAATACATAAAAGAGCTGCCCATTGAAAAGCTGAAAGGTGTTAGCCTCATTAAGGTGAAATTTGAGGATATCAAGGATTGGTCCGACCTGGTAACACCACAGGGAATAATGG gGATTTTTGCCAAACCTGACCATGTTAAGATGACATACCCTGAGACTCAGCTTCGCCACACACTGCCCATATCGTTGATTTGTGACAATCTCCGTGACCCTGGGAACCTGGGGACAATTCTGCGATCTGCTGCTGGGGCAGGCTGCAGCAAAGTGTTACTCACCAAAG GCTGTGTGGATGCCTGGGAGCCCAAAGTGCTGCGGGCAGGTATGGGCGCGCACTTCCAGGTGCCCATCATCAACAACCTGGACTGGGAAGCAGTGCCCGACCACCTGCCCACTGACACCCGCGTCTACGTGGCTGACAACTGCGGCCTTTACATGCAGGCCCAGGCCCAGAGGTCTAACAAGGCCAGTGACTACGGCTGGGTACGTGACCAACGCCCACTGAAGTTTCATGAGTATGAGGAAGAGGATCTAGAGAGTGGAGCGAGTCAATGCTGGCTCCCTGAACTTGAGGTCCAGAGTTACGACTCAGACTGGACAGAGGCACCGGCAGCCGTGGTGATAGGTGGGGAGACCCACGGCGTGAGCCTGGAGTCCCTGCAGTTGGCCGAGAGCACAGGGGGCGGGAGGCTGCTGATCCCCGTCGTGCCTGGCGTGGACAGCCTGAATTCAGCCATGGCCGCGAGCATCCTGCTCTTTGAAGGCAAAAGACAGCTGCGAGTGAGGGACGGGCGTTAA
- the GEMIN4 gene encoding gem-associated protein 4 isoform X1 — MRGTGAPLRGRKALREWCVHAGPLNICEEMTILHGGFLLAEQLFRPKALAELTKSDWEHVGRPIVEALREISSATACSQPFAWKKKALIIIWAKVLQPYPITPSDMETRWQEDVFFSVGNMIPTINHTVLFELLKSLEASGLFIQLLMALPTTVCRAELERFLEHMTIDTSSKDVAFFLDVWWEMMKHKGNQQDPLLSQFRTMAHKYLSSSDDFSHPPKRFKSDPDVCPTMPLLAMLLTGLKQIQDRILCPGMKCCALANLADMLTVFALMEEDPQEVSATVYLDKLATVISVWNSDTQNPYHQQALAEKVKEAERDISLTSLARLPSETIFVGFEFLRSLLQEWGEELQALLSSSQGTSYDSFRLCDSLTSFSQNLKLYLDTTSLAKEERQVVSELAECVGDFLRKTNRVVRSKGGEQDITASIAMAIIEQKMDRHMEMCYIFASERKWAFSDEWLSCLLNNRALFREPGLVLKLLETVMEVSTIDRAVSEPQIKQVFDLILECYTHLSLPDKNKVLSGVLLSWGRKGLSEKLLAHLEGFQEDLNTTFNQLTQSASEQGLAKAVASVARLVILHPEITVKKVCSMAVVNLGTHKFLAQILTAFPALRFMEEQGPDRSTTFVVSCLKETVWTKLSTPREEKQFLELLSCLVSPTKPQGIPVAALLEPDEVLKEFVLPFLMLEVKEVDLSLRIFVQTLEGSTNLEEYWLQSCSPFPLIFSLCQLLDGFSKYWQLPKEKRCLPLDGKDLAIHILELLCEVVSANTDTFSPDTWVKSLSWLHRKLEQLDWTVGLRLKSFFEGHFKCEVPATLFEICKLSEDEWTSQAHPGYGPGTGLLAWMECSSISSSVSEQMLALLVVDVGNPEEVRLFSKGFLVALVQVMPWCSPQEWQCLHQLTRRLLEKQLLHVPYSLEYIQFVPLLNLKPFAQELQLSVLLLRVFQFLCSQSCRNWLPVEGWSHVVKLLCNSLTNLLDSVRLIQSVGPWAQGQEQDLTQETLFFYTQVFCHVLHIMAMVHQEVCEPLYVLALEILTCYETLSKTNPSVSSLLQKVNEQRFLKSIAENISPEERRQTLLQKISNF; from the exons ATGCGTGGGACAGGAGCCCCGCTGCGGGGGAGGAAGGCTCTCAGGGAGTGGTGTGTCCATGCAG GACCTTTGAATATCTGTGAGGAAATGACTATCTTGCACGGGGGCTTCTTGCTGGCTGAGCAGCTGTTCCGCCCCAAAGCGCTGGCCGAACTGACCAAGTCTGACTGGGAGCACGTTGGGCGGCCCATTGTGGAGGCTCTGAGGGAGATCTCCTCCGCCACAGCCTGCTCCCAGCCCTTTGCCTGGAAGAAGAAAGCGCTGATCATCATCTGGGCCAAGGTGCTACAGCCCTACCCCATCACCCCTTCCGACATGGAAACCCGCTGGCAGGAAGATGTGTTCTTCTCTGTGGGCAACATGATCCCCACCATCAATCACACAGTCCTCTTTGAGCTGCTCAAGTCGCTGGAGGCCTCTGGACTCTTTATCCAGCTACTgatggccctgcccaccactgTCTGCCGTGCGGAACTAGAGCGCTTTTTGGAGCACATGACCATCGACACCTCTTCCAAGGACGTGGCCTTCTTCCTCGACGTCTGGTGGGAAATGATGAAGCACAAGGGCAATCAGCAGGACCCCCTGCTCTCCCAGTTCCGGACAATGGCCCACAAGTACCTGTCCTCCTCCGATGACTTCTCCCACCCGCCGAAGAGGTTCAAGTCCGATCCAGATGTGTGTCCAACCATGCCCCTGCTGGCCATGCTGCTCACGGGGCTGAAGCAAATCCAGGACAGGATCCTATGCCCCGGGATGAAGTGCTGCGCCTTAGCCAACTTGGCTGACATGCTGACCGTGTTTGCGCTGATGGAGGAGGACCCCCAGGAAGTGTCTGCGACCGTGTACCTGGACAAGCTGGCCACGGTGATCTCCGTGTGGAACTCGGACACCCAGAACCCGTATCACCAGCAGGCGCTGGCAGAGAAGGTGAAGGAGGCGGAGCGGGACATCAGCCTGACCTCCCTGGCCAGGCTGCCGAGCGAGACCATCTTCGTGGGCTTTGAGTTCCTGCGCAGCCTGCTGCAGGAGTGGGGGGAGGAGCTGCAGGCCTTGCTCAGCAGCAGCCAGGGGACCAGCTACGACAGCTTCCGGCTCTGCGACAGCCTGACCTCCTTCAGCCAGAATCTGAAGCTCTACCTGGACACCACCAGCCTGGCCAAGGAGGAGAGGCAGGTGGTCTCCGAGCTGGCAGAGTGTGTGGGGGACTTCCTGAGGAAGACGAACAGGGTGGTGAGGAGCAAGGGCGGTGAGCAGGACATCACCGCCTCCATCGCCATGGCCATCATCGAGCAAAAGATGGACCGCCACATGGAAATGTGCTACATTTTTGCCTCCGAGAGGAAGTGGGCCTTCTCGGACGAGTGGCTGTCCTGCCTGCTCAACAACCGAGCTCTCTTCCGAGAGCCAGGCCTGGTGTTAAAGCTGCTGGAGACGGTGATGGAAGTCAGCACGATAGACAGGGCTGTCTCCGAACCTCAGATCAAACAGGTGTTCGACTTGATCCTGGAGTGTTACACACACCTCTCTCTGCCAGATAAAAATAAAGTCCTCTCGGGGGTCCTGCTCTCCTGGGGGCGCAAGGGCCTCTCTGAGAAATTGTTAGCTCACTTGGAGGGCTTTCAGGAGGACCTCAACACGACTTTCAACCAGCTCACACAGAGCGCCTCTGAACAGGGCTTGGCTAAGGCTGTTGCTTCCGTGGCCCGCCTGGTCATCCTGCACCCAGAGATCACGGTGAAGAAGGTGTGCAGCATGGCTGTGGTCAACCTCGGCACCCACAAGTTCCTGGCTCAGATTCTCACTGCCTTCCCCGCTCTCCGGTTCATGGAAGAGCAGGGGCCAGACCGCTCTACCACATTCGTGGTGTCCTGCCTCAAAGAAACGGTCTGGACCAAGCTCTCGACACCCCGGGAGGAGAAGCAGTTTCTGGAGCTCCTGAGCTGCCTGGTGAGTCCTACAAAGCCCCAAGGGATTCCAGTCGCTGCTCTGCTCGAGCCGGATGAGGTACTAAAGGAGTTCGTCCTGCCTTTCTTGATGCTGGAGGTCAAAGAGGTGGACCTCAGTCTGAGGATCTTCGTCCAGACTCTGGAAGGGAGCACAAACCTGGAAGAATACTGGCTGCAGTCCTGCTCTCCGTTCCCGCTCATCTTCAGCCTATGCCAGCTCCTTGATGGCTTCAGCAAATACTGGCAGCTCCCCAAGGAGAAGCGCTGTCTCCCCCTGGACGGGAAGGACCTGGCCATCCACATCCTGGAGCTCCTCTGTGAGGTGGTCTCAGCTAACACCGACACCTTCTCCCCAGACACCTGGGTCAAGTCGCTGTCCTGGCTCCACCGAAAGCTGGAGCAGCTAGACTGGACTGTGGGCCTGAGACTGAAGAGCTTCTTTGAGGGCCACTTCAAGTGCGAGGTGCCAGCCACGCTCTTTGAGATCTGTAAGCTTTCTGAGGACGAGTGGACCTCCCAGGCCCACCCCGGGTATGGGCCTGGCACAGGCCTCCTGGCCTGGATGGAGTGCTCCTCCATCTCCAGCAGCGTCTCCGAGCAGATGCTCGCACTCCTGGTGGTGGACGTGGGCAACCCTGAGGAGGTCAGGTTGTTCAGCAAGGGCTTCCTGGTAGCCCTGGTACAGGTCATGCCATGGTGCAGCCCCCAGGAATGGCAGTGCCTTCACCAGCTGACCCGGAGACTGTTGGAGAAGCAACTCCTGCACGTCCCCTACAGCCTGGAGTATATACAGTTCGTTCCTCTGCTCAACCTGAAGCCCTTTGCCCAGGAGCTCCAGCTCTCTGTCCTCTTGCTTAGAGTTTTTCAGTTTCTCTGCAGCCAGAGCTGCCGTAACTGGCTCCCTGTGGAGGGCTGGAGCCATGTGGTCAAGCTCCTCTGCAACAGTCTGACCAATCTCCTGGACTCCGTTCGGTTGATACAGTCGGTTGGCCCTTGGGCTCAAGGACAAGAGCAGGACCTGACCCAGGAAACCCTGTTTTTCTATACCCAGGTCTTCTGTCATGTTCTGCACATCATGGCCATGGTCCACCAGGAGGTCTGTGAACCTCTCTATGTCTTGGCCTTGGAGATCCTCACCTGCTACGAAACCCTGAGCAAGACCAACCCTTCCGTCAGCTCCTTGCTCCAGAAAGTAAACGAGCAGCGCTTCTTAAAGTCCATCGCCGAGAACATCAGCCCTGAGGAACGGCGCCAAACCCTCCTGCAGAAGATCAGCAACTTCTGA
- the GLOD4 gene encoding glyoxalase domain-containing protein 4, whose product MANRRALHFVFKVGNRFETACFYRDVLGMKILRHEEFQDGCKAACNGPYDGKWSKTMVGYGPEDDHFVTELTYNYGIGSYQLGNDFLGITVASRQAVSNARKLKWPLSEMGDGVFETKAPGGYKFYLQDCSPPQSDPVLKVTLAVSDLQKSLNYWSNLLGMKIYEEDEKKQRALLGYADNQCKLELWAIPGKVDHATGFGRIAFSCPQKELSDLEDLMKRENQKILTPLVSLDTPGKATVQVIILADPDGHEICFVGDEAFRELSKVDPEGNKLLDDAIAGDKSDEWFAAQKKPKATG is encoded by the exons ATGGCGAATCGCAGAGCTCTGCACTTCGTGTTCAAAGTGGGAAACCGCTTCGAGACGGCGTGTTTCTATCGCGATGTCCTGGGGATGAAG ATTCTTCGGCATGAGGAATTCCAGGACGGCTGCAAAGCTGCCTGTAATGG gCCTTATGATGGGAAGTGGAGTAAAACAATGGTGGGGTATGGACCTGAGGATGATCACTTTGTCACAGAGCTGACTTACAATTACGGCATCGGCAGCTACCAGCTTGGCAATGACTTCCTG GGTATCACGGTGGCTTCCAGGCAAGCTGTCAGCAACGCTAGGAAGCTGAAGTGGCCGCTCAGTGAAATGGGAGACGGTGTGTTTGAAACCAAAGCCCCTGGAGGATATAAGTTCTATTTGCAGGACTGTAGTCCACCTCAGTCAG ATCCTGTATTAAAAGTAACTCTAGCAGTGTCTGACCTTCAGAAGTCCTTGAACTACTGGTCTAATCTACTGGGAATGAAAATTTATGAAGAAGATGAGAAGAAACAGAGGGCTTTGCTGGGCTATGCTGATAACCAG TGTAAGCTGGAGCTGTGGGCCATCCCGGGGAAAGTTGATCATGCAACAGGTTTTGGACGCATTGCCTTTTCTTGCCCTCAGAAAGAG TTGTCAGACTTAGAAGACTTGATGAAAAGGGAGAACCAGAAGATTCTGACTCCCCTGGTGAGTCTGGACACTCCAGGGAAGGCGACCGTGCAAGTGATCATTTTGGCCGACCCT GATGGACATGAAATTTGCTTTGTGGGGGATGAAGCATTTCGAGAACTCTCAAAGGTGGATCCAGAGGGAAACAAATTATTGGATGAC GCAATTGCAGGAGATAAAAGTGATGAATGGTTTGCGGCACAAAAGAAACCAAAGGCGACAGGTTAA
- the LOC133231358 gene encoding diazepam-binding inhibitor-like 5 — protein sequence MGGPGGRDNRPCLGPSPQSQLGLLAVQTRPPPPRAQARSRLTAGGVRTARPTAPPTGRSPPTKEQAAFSAGHYLERAEGPSLSTPMCQVEFEMACAAIKQLKGPVSDQEKLLVYSYYKQATQGDCNIPAPPATDLKAKAKWEAWNENKGMSKMDAMRIYIAKVEELKKNEAG from the exons ATGGGCGGCCCCGGGGGGCGGGACAATAGGCCGTGCCTCGGCCCCAGCCCGCAGTCTCAGCTCGGGCTTCTGGCGGTACAGACCCGGCCTCCGCCGCCCCGCGCGCAAGCGCGGTCCCGCCTAACCGCCGGCGGCGTCAGGACCGCCAGGCCCACAGCGCCCCCTACCGGCCGGAGTCCTCCCACCAAAGAACAGGCAG CTTTTAGTGCCGGACACTACCTAGAAAGGGCAGAAGGGCCCAGCCTCAGCACCCCCATGTGCCAAGTGGAGTTTGAGATGGCCTGCGCTGCCATTAAGCAATTGAAGGGGCCGGTGAGCGATCAGGAGAAATTGTTGGTGTACAGCTATTACAAACAGGCCACCCAGGGCGACTGCAACATCCCGGCCCCACCTGCCACCGACCTGAAAGCCAAGGCCAAGTGGGAGGCATGGAATGAAAATAAAGGGATGTCCAAGATGGATGCCATGAGGATCTACATTGCCAAAgtggaagaactaaagaaaaatgaagctggttAG